In the Actinomycetota bacterium genome, ACGCTCTGCAACCTCGCCGCCGCTTATGCCATGCGCGAGCTCTACGATGAGGCCGAGGGGTGCTACCGCGCCGCCCTCTCCTGGAGAGAGGATTATCCCCTGGCATGGTTCTCGCTGGGAAGGCTGCAGGCCCGCCGGGGCATGCACGAGGAGGCGGAGGCCTCCATGCGCCGCTACATCGAGCTCTGCCCCGGAGACCCCTGGGCTTATTACGTCCTCGGGACCAGCCTATCCCGGCAGGGGCGCGAGGCGGAGGCGGAGTTCTCCCTGGCGAAGGCGGCGCAGCTCGACCCCGACGGGGAGGCCGGCGCCCTGGCCAGGCGGGAACTTGACGAGCTCAGGCGCTGACGCCGCATCACCCGCCCGGGCGAGGGGGAGCTACCCGCGGCCACCCCGCGCTCAACGGCCCTTGAAACGCGGAGGGCGTTTTTCCGCCAGCGCCTGGATGGCCTCCCGGTGGTCCTCCGACACCAGGCACAGGGTCTGGGCGATGGCCTCGAACTCCAGGGCCGTCTCCGGATCCGAGTCCCAGCAGCGGTTAATGACCTGCTTGGCCAGGGCGATGCCGAGGATGGGCCCCTCCGCCAGCCGGCGGGCGAGCTTCAGCGCCTCCGGGAGCACCTGCTCCTTGGGGTACACGTGCTCCACCATGCCGATGCGGTAGGCCTCCGCGGCGTCTATGGTGTCGCCGGTGAGGATGAGCTCCTTGGCGTAGCCGTTGCCCACCAGCCGCGCCAGGCGCTTGCAGGCGCCGAGGTCCGGGATGATGCCGAACTTGATCTCCATGAGGTTGAACTTGGCATCCTCGGAGGCGATGCGGATGTCGCAGGCCAGCATGATCTCCATGGCCCCCCCGAAGGCGAGGCCGTTGACGGCGGCGATGACGGGCTTGTCCATCATCTCGTAGGCGAGGTAGGTGCCCTGGACCTCCTTGAGGAAGGAGTGTATCTGCAGGGCTGAGAGCTGCATGAGTCCCATGAAGCTCCCCAGGTCCAGCCCGCTGGAGAAGGACTTGCCCGCTCCGGTCAACACCACCGCCCGCACCTCGGGGTCGTTCTGCAGCTCCTTGGCGGCCACCCCCAGCTCCGCGAACATGGTCTGGTTCATGGCGTTGTGGGTCTCGGGCCGGTTCAGGGTGAGGACGGCCACGCCGTCCTCTTTCTCGATCTTTATCGCCTCGTAATCCATGCAAGCCCTCCCTCTTTCTCAAGGCCGGCTCCCTTTGGCGGCCCCGCCTTCCCGGAACGGATCGCCCCCGTTTTTCTGAGCGGCTCATGGGGCGATGTCGGTCACCAGTAGATTATCCCACCGCTACCGGGATTCGGCAAAGCAGGCTGCCTGGTTCGCGAGGACCCTGCCCACCCGCCTCCAAGCGTTCTTCCTGCGCGCTCTCCAGTGTTTACCGCCGCCCGTCACGTGCACCCGCCCCCAACGGCTCTTGCGGCAACCCGTCCTCCAGGGTATCGGATACCTCGTCTTCCTCCGCCGACCTCTGGAAGGGCCGGGTGGTCGTGGCGCGGAGATCGCCCCTGGAGGAGGCGAGTCCGCCGGCGCTTTGCCGGAACGCGTGCTCCCGCGCTTGCTATAATGATGTAACGGAGGTGAGCGATTTGCCCGTTTACGAGTACAGGTGCACGGGATGCGGATGCAGCTTCGACCTCATCCAGCCCGTGGACGCGGAGCGCGTGGCCGACTGTGAGCGCTGCGGGGCGCAGGCCAAGAGGGTTTTCAGCCCGCGCATTGCCATCCGCTACGAGGGCTGGGGATTCAACGCCACCGATAAGCTCCTGCCAGAGAGCAGCCGTGTGAAGAGGGACTTCAAGCAGCTGCGCGAGAAGGCGGAGCAGATCATGGACGAGGACTTCACGCCCTGAAAGCCGGCCTCCCGCGGTCAAAGAGGCGAACGAGGGGGAGAACATGCCCCAGCGGCCTACATCCTCTCCGGGCCGCGGCTCCGTGACCTCGGACGGACTGTGGCTGTATCCATCCCATGAGGATGCGGAGGAGGTCGAAGCGGCGGGACCTGCTCCCCGTCACCGGCCGGGCGTCTTCGTCGGCATCGGCCGAGGCCTCGAATCCGCGGACCTGGAGGAACGCCGTCTTTCCTGCGGGAGCTGGGTTTTACAGGGCTCTTTGGCGGAGGAAAAGCCCGTGCGCCTTCTGAGTGACCTCACATGGGCAGGTCTTATATCCATCCCATGAGGATGCGGAGGAGGTCGAAGCGGCGGGACCTGCTCCCCGTCACCGGCCGGGCGTCTTCGTCGGCATCGGCCGAGGCCTCGAATCCGCGGACCTGGAGGAACGCCGTCTTTCCTGCGGGAGCTGGGTTTTACAGGGCTCTTTGGCGGAGGAAAAGCCCGTGCGCCTTCTGAGTGACCTCACACGGGCAGGTCTTATATCCATCCCATGAGGATGCGGAGGAGGTTGAAGCGGCGGAACCTGCTCCCCGTCACCGGCCAGGTGAGCTCCTCCTTGGGGAGACGCAGTTCCCGGAATAGCTTCCCGGCCTCGCGCCGGAGCTTCTCCAGCTCCGCACGGCGCAGGGCGGCGTCCTCGATGGCCAGCACGTCGTCCACCAGCTTGAGCAGGGAGATGGTATCGCGGATGCGTCGGTCGTTGCGC is a window encoding:
- a CDS encoding enoyl-CoA hydratase translates to MDYEAIKIEKEDGVAVLTLNRPETHNAMNQTMFAELGVAAKELQNDPEVRAVVLTGAGKSFSSGLDLGSFMGLMQLSALQIHSFLKEVQGTYLAYEMMDKPVIAAVNGLAFGGAMEIMLACDIRIASEDAKFNLMEIKFGIIPDLGACKRLARLVGNGYAKELILTGDTIDAAEAYRIGMVEHVYPKEQVLPEALKLARRLAEGPILGIALAKQVINRCWDSDPETALEFEAIAQTLCLVSEDHREAIQALAEKRPPRFKGR